tgttgCGGTCTCAGGACTATATTTGAAGTTGACATAGATACTTTTGAGGAGAAGCCCTGGGGACTTGTTGGAATTGATATATCAGATTTTTTCAATTTTGGTCTAAACGAGGATTCTTGGAAAGATTATTGTAAACAGCTGGTTAGTGACTTCATTGATCTTTTAAACCAGATGCATGAGAGCAATTGTGGTTTCATTTACCAAGTTGACTGACTGATGCCTACAATTAATATGCAGGAACAACTCCGCCTGGAGGCAACCATGCAAACCAAGATTCGCGTCTATGAAAGTGGCAGGACGGACCAGGTACTGAAGTCTTCCTGTACATGGATATAGAAGTAATAATCCACTAACTGTAGAATTGGAAAATGGGTGCACCGATGGGTTATAAGTAAAATATATTTGTCAAGGCGTCGCCTATATACTAATAATTCTTAATATATAACTTAGCTCTGCTTATTTCATTTGCAACTTATATTTTAGAAGTTTTATTCATTAACTTAAACCATTAACTTAAATATAgaagtaaaaaaaaaaaagattttGTACGGAAGTACGTAATAGACTAATAGTATATATGgttaagttctatggagaccacttttttttggagaccttggagaccactcatgttctgcaagttaaatattgcaaaaaaacattgcaaaacatattattttacgaatcatgctctacaaagatccttattttattcaaaatcttgtaATCATATATGTACAACAtgtaaaaattacaaaaatattttattctgcaaaacatgttaagtttgcaacatttgttcagcttgcagaacatacacattctacttattaaacttaaatgatcttcaataattttaatgaattagtgatactcGTAAAACATAcatcacaaaataatatattttatagtgttttgattgcagaacatatgtggtctccaaggtctccgatgaaaacgtggtctccatagaacttttctctctctatatatatatgcAAAATTATCAACTTTTTTCTACAAAATTTTATAGTATACACCAGAATATCACTCTGCCTTGAATGAGTTGCTCACaaaaagtgtgtgtgtgtgtgtatatatgcaCATATACTTGTGTTTATATGTAGCAGTGAAGGAATCATGTTAAACCAAGAATGACCACCACCTGGATTTAGGAACCATAGAAATCTCTGTACAAGtgtttttcttaatttttttgaGTTCCTTAGCTTGTAAGTACCATTTTCCAATTTTTTAAACACCAGCCAGATACTAATGAACTCGTGGATGTTATTGTAGCCTATTGATCTAACATACCAGTAATCACTTATTATAGAGATCAATagaaataaaatgtgtgtatatTATATTTTTGATTAAAATACAATTAGGGCACCCTTCCGTTGATTTGAACAAGAGATTTTTTTTGATAACCTATATAGTTAAGTCTGCcatgaaagctaaacataaatgACAGTCAATTGATTTGCACAAGTGCAATTTGAATCTGCAGCCAATGGGCAACCTAAATTATTTTCCTGTGCTTATATTGTTTCTAGTAGAGAATTACTCCAAAATAAAAGATTCTTATGGATTTTCCCCCCTCTCCCtaaaactttgtttcaggatTATGATCCAGATATGCCCCCGGAGCTGGTAGCAGCTGCAGGGATTCATGATACTCCAGCTGATAACATGAATCTTGAAAAATCAGAGGTTGGACATAGTGATGTATCCCTGGCATCGCTGCGCGCACGGCCACAATTTGTATGTACCTATAATTTATTAAGATTTTTTTGTCATGATTAAAATAGTAAGATTTTTTTGACACTAATAAAATACTTCTGTCGTTCTTAGCTTTTGAGTTTGCTAAATACTACATTTATGACCTTCGATTTTAAGCTACTGATCTTTCCATCGCTAGCAATTTGTCATATTTATGACCTTCGATTTTAAGCTAATTTCTTTCTGGAAAATCGATCATATTTGGCCTTAATTGTTTCTAATTACTGTCTTCGTGAAGGCTGAAAATATTCCCATTTACTTTGACTACCATATATTTATGACCTCCATCATTAACAAAATCAATTCAACAGTATCAAGTTTTGAACACGCACTTAGATATTTAATTTCAGTTATTATACTCACTTCACTTCTGGTTCGCTACTAGCCACCTGGGCGACCAATACAGGTGGAAACTGGATTTAGTGAAAGACTCCCATCGATTGATACTCGTCCACCAAGGATGCGCGATGCAGATGCTATCATTGAGGTTAGGGGataattttagtttttatttttgtatttatGATCTGAACGCCAATTGTTGCATTTGCTTTTTAAATGAAGTAATGAACTGATGTTGTTTGGGAAACAGATTGTCTTGCAGGATTCTGCAGATGACGATTCTGTCAGCGGGAATATCACAAAGCTGACAGAGGACCCATCAAGAGAGGAGTTGGGCCCGGATGTAGAAGAGAACGATTCACAGGAAGATACTGTAATTTTCGATAGTGCACCACAAGCATACAAGGATCGGAAAAAAGAGGTCACTGCTAGAAAAGCTCCGCTAAATAAAGCTGTTCGCGGAAGAATGATAAGAGATGAAAATTCGCCTGTTATGCTGGAAGCTCCTGTGCAGAAACCTACTAGTTCCAGGGAGAAGACCCCCATTAATCCTGGTGTACATCGTGATGAGAGGTCTGTGGATGTTTCTGTTTATATATCTCCGCAGAGTGAATTCATGTGATCTACTAATTCTGATCCTCCTCGTCTGTTTCTGGTTTCTTGTCATCCTCTTAGATCTTAATTGCCCCTGTTACTAAACTTGAACATTATACATCAAAATAACTAAAATTATGGAATGACCCAGTGAAATATGTACTGATAAACTAGAGGCCATTAGCTGTTTTTGTGCAGATCTCCCTTAAAAATTATAAACTAATTCTCTTGATTGGTTAGTACACGTGAATTGACTACACCTTCTGTCCTACTTATTCTGTTATGCTTTCTTGTATTATTGTGGAACTGAAAAATATATTAACTTCTGGATTTATTACTATTCGTTCAAATTTTGTCGATGTAAAAAGTGGGAGACCATAGATCTAATGTAGTTTTCTAGTAATTTATTTCTTTGATCGTAGAGTAACAAAATATTGTATTTTAACATTTAAAATATCGTATAATCAGGGGATGTCAAGGGTCAAATCTTGTCAAAGACAAGATGTGTGAGTGAATGTGTTTGTTGTAAAAAAGAACATTAAAAAATTTCTTTGAAGGTATTAAATTGAACTATGAATCATGAGCAGttcaattataatttatttatatgtTACTTTCAACTTGCATTTGAGATTTGACAATTTTTTAACCTTCTTTCTTGTGTAATCCCAGGCGTAGAAAAGGAAGAGTAAGTGAGAGATCTCCTAGTAAAACTCGTAGTGGGGGTACAACTGATAAACGGCGCCATGGCAATCAAAAGGATGAATCAGCAGAAAGCATTGATGAAAAAAATAGTCCTCATTTCTCATCTTCTCATAATGGCGGGGCCACCGAGGAtcaatattttgaagaaaatgatgCTACACATGATGAGCAGCTGGATGGAAGATTTGAAATGGACAGGGTTGATAGTGATTTGAATATGACAGAGACTCGTATAGATGAATCTTCGACGCAGTCCACAAAGAAGCAAAAACTTAATTCACAAGTTGAGCAACCGCACTTGGAAGAAGTTGATGACCGTGAGGACTCGAAGGCTGCAAGAAGTAGTGAAAACAGCAAAGCAATATCAGGAAACAGTAGGGACTATCAGAATTTGCCAGAGGGTACTGAAGATGAAGTTGCCCAGCATGGAATGTCTACACGGGTGGGAACTAAGAGAAAACTCAATGAAGATGAGCATCGTGCCCGGAGTAAAGTCCACAAAGAGCGACAAGACATGGATAGACACCACATGGTAATTAAAGGGAGGGAGGGTCCTTATTCTCGTAAAAACTGGGATTCTAATGCAGCCCATCACTCGCACTTGAAGTCGGATGTTGTTGATCGAAGGAAGGATAGTGATAATTCTGATGGAGGCTGGCACCGCAAAGACGAGGAATCACATGGCAGAAGGGCCAGAATGGAGGACCTAAGGAAGAGGGACCGTGGTGATGATATGGGACCTAGACACCGCAGTAAGGTGAGAGAGATTGATCGGAATGATATGGATCAATATCAACTCAAGAAGCAACTAGATAATGGGAGTTGGAGGGGTTATCATGACAAAGATATGGGATCACGGGATAGAGACAGGGATGATAATGTAAAAACTCGAATTGATAGCTTGGATGATCTGCATAGTAAGCGAAGGAAAGAGGATGTCCACTCTAAGAGGGACCGTGGTGAAAAGGAAGAACTCCTGCATGTTCATAGGGAAAATACTAGTCGTCGAAAAAGAGAAAGGGATGATATCATAGAGCAGAGAAAGAAAGACGAGATGGCTAGAATCAGGAATGATGACCAGCAATCTCTCAGACATAAAGACGAGATCTGGTTTCCAAGGGAGAGAGCAGATAGGACAAGGGAGCGTGATGACTGGCAAAGGCTTAAGCAATCCCATGAAGAAACTCTATCCAAAAGAGAGAGGGAAGATGTGCGTGGAATGAAAACTTCCAGGACTGTTGAAGAGAAATCATGGGCTAGCCATTCCAGAGCGAAGGACGAACTTAAAGGTTCTGAGAGAGAGTACCATCTGAAAGATTCAGGACGCCCTATTGAGATCCTTAAGAGGAGGGATAGAGTTGAAACTGACAGCCTTTCACGTCACAGGGGCAGTGAAGATGTCTATTCACGGGCAAGTCAACCCAATAATGATGAGAGAAGATCCAGGCAGGAAAGACCAATTGCTCGTAATGATCGTTCTGTTAATGCTTCTGATCATCACAAAATGCCTGAGAAGAAGCATAAAGAGTACCCCAGGAAGAGCAAAGAGTCTGCTGGAGAACTCAACTCTGCGGTACCTTCAAGGAGGAACCAAGAACACAACAGTCAGATAAGCGAGCGGGTATGTCACCTCTCTGGACACAATAATCTAACGCTTTTGAGGGGAAACACCTCTGAGAAATCTAGTTATTGTTAAATGAAGTAATACATATGAACGAAAATTCATCGTAGCATGGTGATAATTATTAACTTGATTCAGTTATGGAGCTAATTGGCCTGTGCTGGGATTTTTTTCAACAGTTCGATGAATTTGTCTGTAGCTGGTAGATGTATTTTTATAAAAggaaataatattaaattattttgttTTCATTTTCCTCACATCATTTAGCAATTTCGCTTAGATGAACATACCTAGTGGAGTTGGTTCTTGGTACTGATCCGGGATTAGTGGTTCCCGTTTTAAATCCTAGGCAAATTTAATATAGACCAAAAATCAGCAAAATACCTTACAGAGATTTAAATATAACAATTCAATAGCTTAAATGTGTCTATTAGTTACTTGGGATATCTTATCGGAGAGGTCTCCCTCCTCTTAGCCTAGTTGTTTAGAGTTGAAATATTCTACATTTTATGTTCCAAAGTAGTGTCAAATAGATACTTTTTATCACTATATTTCGAAGTAATTTAGGGTTTGGCGTAATTTGAACCAGTTCTCAAGCTCGAGGTTGAACAAATGTTTGGTTTGATAAGTAACTCAAGTCGATTTGAGTTTTGGAATATGCTCATTCTGAACTTCACTCGTTTTGGCTAGAGTATAAAATGTTTGAATTCGGGACAATTTATcgaaataaaattatatttttaatattggATTAAACTTAAAGGGTAAAATAAGAATTTTAAGTAGCCCGAGTTTGGTAAGTTTGACAAGCTCATGAACATACTTGAACTTGGTTTGCTTGTAATATGTCAACCAAATTCAGAAGTAATATGACATGTGGAGAGAATCTAATTAATCATTGattttaattttgaaatataCACAATAGCAGCTACCTGCTTTTGCAACGTGGAAGTTAAACTAGTATTTTATATGCCAGGAGGAAGATGTTTTTTTGATCTGTTATGTTATGTGTCATAAAGGAGGAAAATGTTTCTATTAAGACCCCTGCTTCATAAATCATATATCTTATTTCAAGGCAACATCTTCATCATATATTACTTGGATCATTCTGCCAGTTTTGAAGGATACCATCAGGCAATTTAGCATCTGATGTACCTCATTATTGCGCCTTGAGTGTTTAATTTTCATCATGTCAAGGGAACATCCGTGTTTGAACATTTTAGCTCTTAATTCCTTTGTTTTAATAAACCGGCTTTGGTGAATCATTGGTCTTTGATCACGTAATAGTCTTCCATTAAAGAATTCACATATTAATTTGTAGTCAATGGCAAGTGGATGTGATAACTAAGAATTCGTCTGTTTGATCAAATGCTATGGTAGGTGCATTTATTAATTCATAACCTTAATTGTTACTTGAAACCCGCTTAATTTCTGAAGCTCTGCTAAATGTTACTATTATTTGCCGAACATTTGCTTTTGGATGTGCGTTGATGGTGCTGTAATAATATCTGGTAGAGATCCATGTTGCAAAGATAATTTCATTGCTAGAGATTTAACTTCATGACAGATTACACTAGATCCTAAAGTTGTACTGTGTTTTGATTACAACTTTTTATCTTGCTTTTTCGTATATTGCTAGCTGGTTTTGCTGCTGAGTCGGTTTTTCCCTAGTCACTAGTTTTGTTTATTGTTTAGGTGAGATTGAGAGGCATGATTGATCAGGTAAGTAGTGATCAGGGGATTTCTATGACTCGTCAATCCTCCAGAAAGCGCAAGGAAGATGCTTCTTCAGATGATGAACAACATGACTCAACTAGAGGACGTTCCAAGTTGGAAAGATGGACAAGCCACAAGGAACGGGATTTTAATTCTGGTACTCAATTATCTCCCTTAAACGTGAAAGAGATTGATAACCATAAGGCTGGAGCTTTGGCGGCTAATACAGTACCAGATGTATCTTCCAAGACGGTGGAAACAGGTCAGAATTCACATACCTTGCCCAATGAAGCAGATGCCAGTGATCAATTGAACAAGGATGGTGAAGCAAAACCAAAGGAAGATAAACACTTGGACACTGTAGCCAAGCTGAAGAAACGTAGTGAGCGCTTCAAGCTTCCGATGCCAAGTGAAAAAGAACCCGTAGCCGTAAAAAAGATGGACAATGAACAGCTGCCACCGGTCCAGACTGAAAGCCGTACAGATTTAGAGATCAAACATGAACGACCTGCAAGGAAGCGCAGATGGACTGGCAACTAGCTAATGTGATACCTAATCTTTTGAAGTATAATTTACAGGGTGTAGGCGGTTCACTATTTACTAAATGCGAACTGATTTCACATGTGTGTAGACATGTTAAGACCAATGTTCTCTTTTGATGTGTATATACCATACAAATGTAACGTGATGAAGGCCATTGATTGGCTCAGACAATTGTTTAGTTTACAAACACTGTACTTATTGTTATCAATAGACAATTTATTTTAGGAGCGGCAGGGGCAACAAAAAACTCTTGGTCCAGATGAAGGAAATTCCGACTTGGAGGAAGAAAACCAATCTATAAATGGGTTGGTGGCAATCTATAAATGGGTTGTTGCAGCTCGCATTCCTGACATCCAACTCAGATGGGTTCAAAGCAGTTCTACAGGAACTTCAGCCAAGCTTGATCAAGGTGGATGGCCTATTTTGTAAGCTGTATATTAATTTTGCCGAGCCTTATCCTTTAGTTTATCTTAAGCTCTATAACTTGGATGCAAAATTCGTCCTGTCTATAGGTTCATGTGAAACAAATTGAGGTAAAGAAGAAATAGTGTAGTGGAGAACaagttttaaaatataatttttttgaatggTTGATATGTTTATCAAAAAGAGAGAAACAAACACTTGTAGTGAGCATCTTTTCCATTGCTCGGTGCACAGTGCACATCTCAATATCTTGGatgataatttttttttgataaatcttcaatgataattttgCCTTGTATCAAATGAATATATATTTTCAGTTTGCTATTAATTAAAAAAATGGCATACTTGTGAGCAGACTTTGTGAAACATTTTCGGTGTTTGACAAGCCTTTTCTGAAATAGGTAATAATCTTTAAATTTACATGCTTCCTTTTACCTATGTACAAATTTATTTTTTGTCCAAATCAAACCTACTGGGCAGTAGGTTTACAGAATCACATTTACATTTATGTTTGGTTGTGGTTAGAGAAAGATGCGAGAGGACTGTAAAGAGAAATTGCAACTTAAATAAACAAATTTGGTAAATGAGTTACTGTCCCCAAAGAGCATCTtttataaagaataataaataacatcatcaaaatattttattttttataaaaaaatgatttGTTAAGATTAGAATTACAGAACTTAATATCGATTAAGCTTTTATATcaaatataaaatagaatttaatcTAAAATTAAAAATCAAGTGTAACATAAAATCTAGTATatattcttttatatattttcgTAACAATAAAATTACGTGTAATAATGTTATATTTGATCCAAATTTTTGCTTTGATTAAATTATTATACATAATAAAGTTTTTTTATGTGAAAATTAGAATCTGAATGTGTTTTTATGTAAGATTCATTCTTTATGTTCTTTAGAATCTGAATGTGTTTTTATGTAAGATTCATTCTTTATGTTCTTTCTATAAGAGTGTTCTTTATATACCTAAATAAAATTCTGAATTACAGTTTTTTTTAGAAAGGGTTAACATCAACAAAATTATATAACAGAGTAATTTTCAGTTCGACTTTAATGATAATAATTTTCAAATCGTGTTAAATACTAATGCATGGACGATGTATCATTCCACAACATCTAACTCTGTCCGTTGCTTCTTTAAGGTCATAATTGCTGTACACAGTAGAACTGATAGCTTATAGCTAATGGCGGCTAGACGATTGTGGCAAAGCATTCTCTAGTAGAAAGTTTGAATTTCAAAGAAGTATGTTCCTCTCTAAACTAATTATTGAATATTAAAAAAATGGATCACCGATGGAACAATGTTTAATTATATCATAATATTGGCGCATGCTTTGCGCCACCTTACAAAATCATTGGTAGTAAAGCTAAACAAAATTCTTCTTCGTATACAATTGCCATTGTGAACTTGCTTTCTgatttgtttttatttatttctgGTGATGACTCTTTGCGTTAATTCTACCAATGCCCGCCTTGAAATTTGAACATCTTCATCATCATTGTCCGGCAATGAATCAATTGCACTTGATGCCAAATTGGCATGCTTTTGTGCTAATTCCCGTGTCCTCTGTATTCCACGACTCCTCCCTAGATAATCCAGAGCCTGCAATTCCCAATTAATGCCCTTTCATTTAGTCAAGAAGCACACAATATACATTAAAAAACAGtagatttttttttcaaatttatataCAAAAGCTTTTGTCTCAAATATATACGACTATGTAATATCAAGTTACGTCTTGACTCTTGTCACAACCTTAAAAAAGTGACGGTATTTCCTCAACAAATATAGCCCTTAGAGAAACTCGAGAATAAATCACCGCTTGATACACATTTGTGTTTTAAAAAACTTCTCATGACTTCAAACTTGAACtcacattttaaaaaaaaatatcatcTCTAGCATCCAAAGGTCAATTTCGATTCAAAATTCTACAACACTAAGGAGATGGACAATTTCTTAGAGAGTACAGGTTGATTGTGAGAATAAAGACATTTAAGAACTACTGGATGTGTGAGTCCAACATAGTTAACCCTCAACTTTGGAAATTCTTATGCTAAAGAAAGCACGCACATTTCCTACAGGTGTTACGCGTATACCAAgtaaaaaatgaaaagaaaacTGAAGCTGGAGTGAGATCTAAAATAGAGAGGTGAAGCAGTATCTTTGGAGTCCCCAATCCAAGACAAACACATAAAGACCCCTTAATCTTATCTATATAACTACAGGAATGTCCTAGCTCAAATGCAGAGATTTAATAACAAGGTAAAATACAGTTTCTCTAAAGAATACCAAGCACTTACAAGATCTACATCTCCAGGTTTGTCCAATCCCCGATCAACAACTGGACGCAATTCTGGAAACTCCTCGATCGCAAACAATATTGGAGCAGTCACGATACCCTGCATAGTTCCACCAGATTACTATGCAAGCATACAAAGATGCAGCTTTCATTGAGAAGAAAGTAAGCAATCTAGCACAGTATCAAGTGTTTACTTGCTTAAAAAGCATTTGTATATATAACGGGACTCTAAAAAGACACTGAACTAGTGGGAATACAAAAAATACCACTACATTGAACTACTATATACAGGCATGCTTATAAAGAATCAAACTGTGAACATATACAACTTTCAACAAAAAATAAAAGAATGATTACATGGCGTATATCAGACAAGGAACCCTTTCCCAGAGAAGATGATGTCCCCGTGAAATCAAGAACGTCGTCTATTAATTGAAATGCCAGACCCTTCGCAAGAAAAAGACACAAAATGGATTACTAAACATATTAATGGACCAATACATTATTGTACATAAAATATAGATTAACCACAGCAGTATGGTACTGAAGTGATGGAATGTTCTAATACTAAATTGGAACGCGGAAGACAGCCTGCCTGATGCAGCCTCATGCttttatttcataattattaagaAATCATCTGTAATGAAAATCAATAAATTTATACTTTGAAACTATTATAAGATGTTCACTGTTTAATCTGCTTCTAAACTCTCAATTCTTGACTATACACCCTTGGGTAAAGTGATGGTCACTCGTGCTTTAGCAGAGAGCTTTCATGTACTCCAATAACTTCTACTTGGCAAACACAATACAGAAGTGATGTGAATTACAGAATTGGAGCAGCAATAGGAATGGATTGCATACGAGATTTTTTCCATAATCAAATGCCAACATCGAAACTTCAGATGTCTGCCCTGCAAGAAGTGCAATTGCTTTGCAGCTGTTTGAAATCAGTGACGCAGTCTTGTAATATGTCTTTTGCAGATAGTACTCCATACTGCAGAAAAATAAATGAGTTCACATCATTATTCCTAGAAAAGCATTAAACATGCAGTAATGAAACTATCTACTATAACATTGTATAAGTCCTATAAATGAAGGCTTTTACACAGCTTTGTACAAATTTAAGTTCGAGAATTCAACACGGGAGCTAATAAGCACATTACTAAGTGTATGCCAGAGTCAAACAGTAATGAAAAACATGGCTTTCAATGGATAGCATATTGATACAGGTGCCGCTTGGCATATGAAAGTGCTTTCTATTTTACAAGCAAATTTTGAAGCCATTTCATGTCAGATAACATAGGCCATAAGTGATAAGCACATTAAAGGTAACTTCCAGTGAATTCTACAAGAAAGAACCAAGACATTTGAAGATGTCCACAATTCACTTACAATAGTTTTCAAGGCATTACTTTTAATTTATTTCAGATGCATTGACAAGATAACAGTGTAATTGGGGTCATGCATAGTGATAATAAGGAATTTGCAAGTTTTATTTAATAGAATCTAGCCATCTAGCATGAGTGTCTTTATCTAAGAGCATCTAGCATAAGATACATCAATAACATAAACGAAGCAGCATACCTAAGGCGTTGCTCCGACGTAGTGGTCATTTGCATGGTCTCCCCTGTAACAAGATGCTCTACTACTGTCGCTAGAAGTGACACAACCTGCATAAAACAGTTCCATGCACAGAAGAACCAAATGAGTGCATACTTTTAACTAGAATTTTACCCCCACCAGAGAAAAAAAATACAAAACAAAGCGATCTTCTTATCAATTGTAAGGAACAATTCTAATTAAAAAACAAATTATCAGAGAAGAACTATGCATTTCAAAATATGGAATCTTATAAACACTGTCTTTAAATGCAAAAGTGATATGGTTAATCAACGTGGTTGAGATGCAAGACGCAACAACCACAGAAAGTAATATGGATATCGACCTTATAATCATTTATTATTACTACCTCTTACACACTACTGAGTACCAAAGTTTGCAGAAGAATCCATATCAAATCCTTTTTCCAGATTAAAAGATTAAGAAAGCATCTTAATAAGTTTACCCTATGTTTTCCTATAACTGATGCTACTGTAAAAATAGACAAGACTGCTACGACTTTCTTGACTGCACAAGCTTTTTTATCATCTCCATTTGATTTCTCAGATTCATTTGTTATCCTATAATTTTGTCAATCAACTATTATATAACTAATAAAAAAATAATCCTTCCTCCTCGACTAAATTCCAGCATAAGATTAGTAATTCTATCCCAATGTGACACACGGCTGCTAAAGT
The sequence above is drawn from the Apium graveolens cultivar Ventura chromosome 2, ASM990537v1, whole genome shotgun sequence genome and encodes:
- the LOC141706910 gene encoding FIP1[V]-like protein, whose protein sequence is MEDDDEFGDLYTDVLTPFINSSSLPIQTAVAINADVKEIGSEAPIVKRLDLEKSDPKARVLEGESEERRFEDPNLIDESQINVIEGEENEESRDVGDPVIPGLSILGEKAVNGNDEGFGDGEGEEDDWDSDSDDGLQIVLNDNNDEMDVGGLGEGDDAEGDNLVIVGDGDGNQAEEQDWGEDGGGGQGGEGERKEGGEGERKVNGVVQPPKTGYGYHNQFHSQFKYVRPGAPPIPGAAPLAPGVSPGQIRPPLSIGPTPGRGRGDWRPAGLKNAPPMQKGFHAGYGAPVWANNTPGHGFGRGLDFTLPSHKTIFEVDIDTFEEKPWGLVGIDISDFFNFGLNEDSWKDYCKQLEQLRLEATMQTKIRVYESGRTDQDYDPDMPPELVAAAGIHDTPADNMNLEKSEVGHSDVSLASLRARPQFPPGRPIQVETGFSERLPSIDTRPPRMRDADAIIEIVLQDSADDDSVSGNITKLTEDPSREELGPDVEENDSQEDTVIFDSAPQAYKDRKKEVTARKAPLNKAVRGRMIRDENSPVMLEAPVQKPTSSREKTPINPGVHRDERRRKGRVSERSPSKTRSGGTTDKRRHGNQKDESAESIDEKNSPHFSSSHNGGATEDQYFEENDATHDEQLDGRFEMDRVDSDLNMTETRIDESSTQSTKKQKLNSQVEQPHLEEVDDREDSKAARSSENSKAISGNSRDYQNLPEGTEDEVAQHGMSTRVGTKRKLNEDEHRARSKVHKERQDMDRHHMVIKGREGPYSRKNWDSNAAHHSHLKSDVVDRRKDSDNSDGGWHRKDEESHGRRARMEDLRKRDRGDDMGPRHRSKVREIDRNDMDQYQLKKQLDNGSWRGYHDKDMGSRDRDRDDNVKTRIDSLDDLHSKRRKEDVHSKRDRGEKEELLHVHRENTSRRKRERDDIIEQRKKDEMARIRNDDQQSLRHKDEIWFPRERADRTRERDDWQRLKQSHEETLSKREREDVRGMKTSRTVEEKSWASHSRAKDELKGSEREYHLKDSGRPIEILKRRDRVETDSLSRHRGSEDVYSRASQPNNDERRSRQERPIARNDRSVNASDHHKMPEKKHKEYPRKSKESAGELNSAVPSRRNQEHNSQISERVRLRGMIDQVSSDQGISMTRQSSRKRKEDASSDDEQHDSTRGRSKLERWTSHKERDFNSGTQLSPLNVKEIDNHKAGALAANTVPDVSSKTVETGQNSHTLPNEADASDQLNKDGEAKPKEDKHLDTVAKLKKRSERFKLPMPSEKEPVAVKKMDNEQLPPVQTESRTDLEIKHERPARKRRWTGN
- the LOC141706911 gene encoding solanesyl-diphosphate synthase 1, mitochondrial isoform X2; its protein translation is MVDSTEQVDPFSIVADELSILAERLRSMVVAEVPKLASAAEYFFKLGVEGKRFRPTVLLLMATALNLPISAPALDKGVHMLSTELRTRQQCIAEITEMIHVASLLHDDVLDDADTRRGIGSLNAVMGNKLAVLAGDFLLSRACVALASLKNTEVVSLLATVVEHLVTGETMQMTTTSEQRLSMEYYLQKTYYKTASLISNSCKAIALLAGQTSEVSMLAFDYGKNLGLAFQLIDDVLDFTGTSSSLGKGSLSDIRHGIVTAPILFAIEEFPELRPVVDRGLDKPGDVDLALDYLGRSRGIQRTRELAQKHANLASSAIDSLPDNDDEDVQISRRALVELTQRVITRNK